Proteins encoded in a region of the Buteo buteo chromosome 11, bButBut1.hap1.1, whole genome shotgun sequence genome:
- the CFAP126 gene encoding protein Flattop, translated as MAARYGAGQYEDAFSPHRLQNWSVPRTGRQRPLLREGSTLIIADDRGHLLPTVPRSQASPWGTFVGTWDMPPRIPPARLDLTSRSATAAAQLMDRIRQPTALTHACNGLWTEITGKPQEPWSDTQTAKEPSQRSSQSSSQGIQPAGPPPRAPLEEPPGPGAGAAALLSHKPGCTEVQLKANTSPEPPAACQPCSGQAKREGQTPRSHQSAVTDLRRGDTGLPKIPALIHPALREASPRQATLPQVCASSQGSSAEAEPQGGRSPRLRASPCAGWGEASPGGSTADARARQPSRTVL; from the exons ATGGCGGCCCGCTACGGCGCGGGGCAG TACGAGGACGCCTTCAGCCCCCACCGCCTGCAGAACTGGAGCGTGCCCCGGACCGGCCGGCAG cgCCCCTTGCTGCGGGAGGGCTCCACACTGATCATCGCGGATGACCGGGGGCACCTGCTCCCCACCGTGCCCCGCTCCCAG GCCTCCCCATGGGGCACATTTGTGGGGACCTGGGACATGCCGCCGAGGATTCCCCCGGCCAGGCTGGACCTGACCTCCCGCTCGGCCACTGCTGCCGCGCAGCTCATGGACAGGATCCGCCAGCCCACTGCCCTGACCCATGCCTGCAATGGCCTCTGGACGGAGATCACCGGGAAG CCCCAGGAGCCTTGGTCGGACACACAAACTGCCAAGGAACCTTCCCAAAGGAGCAGTCAGTCATCCAGCCAGGGTATCCAGCCTGCTGGGCCCCCACCCAGGGCACCGCTAGAGGAGCCACCTGGTCCGGGAGCAGGAGCCGCGGCATTGCTCTCCCACAAGCCCGGCTGCACAGAGGTCCAGCTGAAGGCAAACACGTCCCCAGAACCCCCAGCTGCATGCCAGCCTTGCTCCGGGCAGGCCAAGCGTGAGGGACAGACCCCACGCTCCCACCAGTCTGCTGTGACAGACCTCCGACGCGGGGACACCGGCTTGCCCAAAATCCCAGCCTTGATCCACCCTGCTCTGAGGGAGGCCAGCCCTCGGCAAGCCACCCTGCCACAGGTCTGTGCTTCCAGCCAGGGGAGCTCCGCAGAAGCTGAGCCCCAGGGGGGCAGATCCCCCAGGCTCAGGGCATCACCTTGTGCGGGATGGGGAGAGGCCAGTCCTGGAGGAAGCACCGCAGATGCAAGAGCCAGGCAGCCATCTCGCACTGTGCTGTGA
- the SDHC gene encoding succinate dehydrogenase cytochrome b560 subunit, mitochondrial yields the protein MAALALRCVGRRCLLARLGPSLSVRHVVPMGTTAKEEMARFWEKNTKSNRPLSPHITIYKWSLPMAMSITHRGTGVALSLGVSLFSLAALLLPEQFPHYLAMVKSLSLGPALIYSAKFALAFPFSYHTWNGVRHLAWDMGKGFKIPQVNQSGVLVLILTLLSSAGLAAM from the exons ATGGCGGCGCTGGCGTTGAG ATGTGTTGGTCGGCGGTGCCTGCTGGCTCGGCTTGGCCCCAGCCTTTCTGTGCGACA TGTTGTCCCGATGGGAACGACAGCCAAGGAGGAGATGGCCCGCTTCTGGGAGAAGAACACCAAGTCCAATCGTCCCTTGTCCCCTCACATCACCATTTACAA GTGGTCCCTGCCCATGGCGATGTCCATCACACACCGGGGCACCGGCGTTGCGCTGAGCTTAG GAGTCTCCCTCTTCAGtctggctgccctgctgctcccgGAACAGTTTCCCCACTACCTGGCCATGGTGAAGTCGCTGAGCCTGGGGCCTGCTCTCATCTACTCTGCTAAGTTTGCTCTGGCTTTCCCCTTCTCCTACCACACCTGGAATGGAGTCCGACACCTT GCATGGGACATGGGGAAGGGGTTCAAGATCCCCCAGGTCAACCAGTCTGGGGTGCTGGTCCTGATCTTGACCCTGCTTTCCTCCGCGGGCCTTGCAGCGATGTGA
- the MPZ gene encoding myelin protein P0, with the protein MSQGAGGSSSLLLLAGLLSALGPSPTSSIHVYTQREVHGTVGSHVTLSCSFWSSEWISEDISITWHFQAEGSRDSTSIFHYAKGQPYIDDVGSFKERMEWVGNPHRKDGSIVIHNLDYTDNGTFTCDVKNPPDIVGKSSQVTLYVFEKVPTRYGVVLGSIIGGALLLVAVVVALVYLIRYCWLRRQAALQRRLSAMEKGKLQRSAKDASKRSRQAPVLYAMLDHSRGTKAVSEKKAKGAPGDSRKDKK; encoded by the exons ATGTcacagggtgctgggggcagcagcagcctcctcctcctcgccggGCTCCTCTCGGCGCTGG GGCCGTCCCCGACATCGTCCATCCACGTGTACACGCAGCGGGAGGTGCATGGCACCGTTGGCTCCCACGTCACCCTCTCCTGCAGCTTCTGGTCCAGCGAGTGGATCTCCGAGGACATCTCCATCACCTGGCACTTCCAAGCTGAGGGGTCTCGCGACAGCACCTCT ATATTCCACTATGCCAAGGGACAGCCCTACATCGATGACGTGGGCAGCTTCAAGGAACGGATGGAGTGGGTGGGCAACCCCCACCGCAAGGATGGCTCCATCGTCATCCACAATCTGGACTACACCGACAATGGCACCTTCACCTGCGATGTCAAGAACCCCCCTGACATTGTGGGCAAGTCCTCCCAGGTCACACTCTACGTCTTTGAGAAAG TGCCCACCCGCTACGGCGTCGTGCTGGGCTCCATCATCGGtggggctctgctgctggtggccgTGGTGGTGGCCCTCGTCTATCTCATCCGCTACTGCTGGCTGCGGCggcaggcagccctgcagcgACGGCTAAG TGCCATGGAGAAAGGGAAGCTGCAGCGATCGGCCAAGGACGCATCCAAGCGCAGCCGGCAG GCACCCGTGCTCTACGCCATGCTGGACCACAGCCGCGGCACCAAGGCGGTGAGCGAGAAGAAAGCCAAGGGAGCCCCGGGAGATTCCCGCAAGGATAAGAAATAG
- the PCP4L1 gene encoding Purkinje cell protein 4-like protein 1, with amino-acid sequence MSERSPHESPSAAEAPDGQEEAKAGDPKKVEEEEIDIDLSAPETEKAALAIQDKFRRFQKRKKESGP; translated from the exons ATGAGCGAG cgCAGCCCCCATGAGTCCCCCTCCGCGGCAGAGGCCCCCGACGGGCAGGAGGAAG CCAAAGCCGGTGACCCCAAgaaggtggaggaggaagagatcGACATCGACCTGAGCGCACCTGAGACGGAGAAAGCCGCGCTTGCCATCCAGGACAAATTCCGCCGCTTCCAGAAGCGGAAGAAGGAGTCGGGGCCCTGA
- the NR1I3 gene encoding nuclear receptor subfamily 1 group I member 3: protein MSHPTPPPPPEPRRPAEPEPGGLGGAVAVVTPRAAVVLEHPKGSCWETAGTSRGSAAPRCVVASTGHQPHQWVLDPRLCSRCGPPGLRAVTRVTGHVRAEPLGYGEQPLPAAGALGLPGGGCGARGGEGLCCVWGPCHRLPLPRHDLRSINKGVRFTCPFTQSCPVTKAKRRQCQACRLQKCLDVGMRKDMIMSEEALRQRRALRGQRRLAREQPGGLTAEQQELIGILIAAHQRTFDSSFSQFMHYWPAVRLYVPSPRPQSPPQPGTPAAWTPSLQPDCLEEDVLPDVFSMLPHFADLSTFMIQQVINFAKEIPAFRSLPIDDQISLLKGATLEICQIQFNTVFNTETNAWECGQHCYTIQDGALAGFQQIYLEPLLKFHISLKKLQLHEAEYVLLQAMLLFSPDDASIAQRDFIDQFQEKVALTLKSYIDHQHPMPEGRFLYAKLLLLLTELQTLKVENTRQILHIQDLSSMTPLLSEIIS, encoded by the exons ATgtctcaccccacccccccacccccacccgaGCCTCGACGCCCCGCGGAGCCAGAACCGGGGGGTCTCGGGGGGGCCGTGGCCGTGGTCACCCCCCGAGCTGCCGTGGTCCTGGAGCACCCCAAG GGCTCCTGCTGGGAGACGGCGGGGACAAGCAGGGGCTCGGCAGCCCCTCGCTGCGTGGTGGCGAGCACTGGGCACCAGCCGCACCAGTGGGTGCTGGATCCCAG GCTCTGTTCTCGCTGCGGTCCCCCCGGTCTGCGTGCTGTCACCCGCGTCACCGGCCATGTCCGTGCGGAGCCCCTCGGATATGgagagcagcccctgcctgctgccggGGCCCTGGGGCTCCCGGGGGGAGGATGTGGAGCCCGGGGAGGAGAAGGTCTGTGCTGTGTGTGGGGACCATGCCACCGGCTACCACTTCCACGTCATGACCT GCGCTCCATCAACAAGGGTGTCCGCTTCACCTGCCCCTTCACCCAGAGCTGCCCCGTCACCAAGGCCAAGCGTCGGCAGTGCCAGGCTTGCCGCCTCCAGAAGTGCCTCGATGTGGGCATGCGGAAGGACA TGATCATGTCGGAAGAAGCGCTGAGGCAGCGGCGGGCACTGCGGGGGCAGCGGCGGCTGGCACGGGAGCAGCCGGGGGGGCTGACAGcggagcagcaggagctcatCGGCATCCTCATCGCAGCCCACCAGCGCACCTTCGACTCCAGCTTCTCCCAGTTCATGCACTACTGG CCCGCCGTACGCCTCTATGTTCCCAGCCCACGGCCGCAGAGCCCACCGCAGCCGGGCACCCCTGCCGCATGGACACCATCCCTGCAACCGGACTGCCTGGAGGAGGACGTGCTGCCCGATGTCTTCTCCATGCTGCCCCACTTTGCCGACCTCAGCACCTTCATGATCCAGCAGGTCATCAACTTCGCCAAGGAGATCCCAGCTTTCAG gAGTTTGCCCATCGACGACCAGATCTCACTGCTGAAAGGTGCCACGCTGGAGATCTGCCAGATCCAGTTCAACACAGTCTTCAACACAGAGACCAATGCCTGGGAGTGTGGGCAGCACTGCTACACTATCCAGGACGGAGCCCTGG CTGGTTTCCAGCAGATCTACCTGGAGCCGCTGCTCAAGTTCCACATCAGCctgaagaagctgcagctgcacGAAGCTGAGTACGTCctgctccaggccatgctgctCTTCTCGCCAG aCGATGCCAGCATTGCCCAGCGGGACTTCATCGACCAGTTCCAGGAGAAGGTGGCCCTGACGCTCAAGAGCTACATCGACCACCAGCACCCCATGCCTGAGGGCAG GTTTCTCtatgcaaagctgctgctgctcttgacAGAGCTGCAGACGCTGAAGGTGGAGAACACACGGCAGATCCTCCACATCCAGGACCTGTCCTCCATGACACCGCTGCTCTCTGAAATCATCAGCTAG
- the TOMM40L gene encoding mitochondrial import receptor subunit TOM40B isoform X1 yields the protein MGNVLGPAALRAPRRGEPLGSPGSFDELHRQCKEVFPQQMEGVKLIVTKTLSSHFQVTHTVHMSTLGPSSYHFNATFVGDRQLGPTEAFPTLVGDMDNSGSLNAQVLHLVAERIRTKAVFQTHQAKFVTWQFDSEYRGDDCTATITLGNPDLLGESVILVAHFLQSITSRLVLGGEMVYHRRPGEEGAILTLAGKYTALKWVATLNVGYGGAHASYYHRANEQVQVGVELEANTRLQDTTFAFGYQLNLPQANMVFRGLLDSNWSVGGVLEKKLPPLPVTLALGAFLNHWKNRFHCGFSVIVG from the exons atGGGCAACGTGCTGGGCCCCGCTGCGCTCCGGGCCCCGCGCCGGGGGGAGCCGCTCGGGAGCCCCGGCAGCTTCGATGAGCTGCACCGGCAGTGCAAAG AGGTTTTCCCGCAGCAGATGGAGGGGGTGAAGCTGATCGTCACCAAGACCCTGAGCAGCCACTTCCAG GTGACGCACACGGTCCACATGAGCACCCTCGGCCCCTCCAGCTACCACTTCAACGCCACCTTCGTGGGGGACCGGCAGCTCGGTCCCACCGAG GCCTTTCCCACGCTGGTCGGGGACATGGACAACAGTGGCAGCCTCAACGCCCAAGTGCTGCACCTCGTGGCCGAGCGCATCCGCACCAAAGCTGTCTTCCAG ACACACCAGGCCAAGTTCGTGACGTGGCAGTTTGACAGCGAGTACCGGGGGGATGACTGCACTGCCACCATCACGCTGGGCAACCCCGACCTCCTTGGCGAGTCTG TGATCCTGGTGGCCCACTTCCTCCAGAGCATCACTTCCCGCCTGGTCCTGGGCGGGGAGATGGTTTACCACCGGCggccaggggaggagggagccaTCCTCACGCTGGCGGGCAAATACACGG ctctgAAGTGGGTGGCAACGCTGAACGTGGGGTACGGTGGTGCCCATGCCAGCTACTACCACCGAGCCAACGAGCAG GTGCAGGTCGGGGTGGAGCTGGAGGCCAACACGCGGCTGCAGGACACCACCTTTGCCTTCGGCTACCAGCTTAACCTGCCACAAGCCAACATGGTCTTCAGAG GGCTCCTGGACAGTAACTGGAGCGTTGGGGGGGTGCTGGAGAAGAAGCTGCCCCCCCTGCCTGTCACCCTCGCTCTGGGCGCCTTCCTCAACCACTGGAAGAACCGTTTCCACTGCGGCTTCAGTGTCATCGTGGGCTGA
- the TOMM40L gene encoding mitochondrial import receptor subunit TOM40B isoform X2: protein MGNVLGPAALRAPRRGEPLGSPGSFDELHRQCKEVFPQQMEGVKLIVTKTLSSHFQAFPTLVGDMDNSGSLNAQVLHLVAERIRTKAVFQTHQAKFVTWQFDSEYRGDDCTATITLGNPDLLGESVILVAHFLQSITSRLVLGGEMVYHRRPGEEGAILTLAGKYTALKWVATLNVGYGGAHASYYHRANEQVQVGVELEANTRLQDTTFAFGYQLNLPQANMVFRGLLDSNWSVGGVLEKKLPPLPVTLALGAFLNHWKNRFHCGFSVIVG from the exons atGGGCAACGTGCTGGGCCCCGCTGCGCTCCGGGCCCCGCGCCGGGGGGAGCCGCTCGGGAGCCCCGGCAGCTTCGATGAGCTGCACCGGCAGTGCAAAG AGGTTTTCCCGCAGCAGATGGAGGGGGTGAAGCTGATCGTCACCAAGACCCTGAGCAGCCACTTCCAG GCCTTTCCCACGCTGGTCGGGGACATGGACAACAGTGGCAGCCTCAACGCCCAAGTGCTGCACCTCGTGGCCGAGCGCATCCGCACCAAAGCTGTCTTCCAG ACACACCAGGCCAAGTTCGTGACGTGGCAGTTTGACAGCGAGTACCGGGGGGATGACTGCACTGCCACCATCACGCTGGGCAACCCCGACCTCCTTGGCGAGTCTG TGATCCTGGTGGCCCACTTCCTCCAGAGCATCACTTCCCGCCTGGTCCTGGGCGGGGAGATGGTTTACCACCGGCggccaggggaggagggagccaTCCTCACGCTGGCGGGCAAATACACGG ctctgAAGTGGGTGGCAACGCTGAACGTGGGGTACGGTGGTGCCCATGCCAGCTACTACCACCGAGCCAACGAGCAG GTGCAGGTCGGGGTGGAGCTGGAGGCCAACACGCGGCTGCAGGACACCACCTTTGCCTTCGGCTACCAGCTTAACCTGCCACAAGCCAACATGGTCTTCAGAG GGCTCCTGGACAGTAACTGGAGCGTTGGGGGGGTGCTGGAGAAGAAGCTGCCCCCCCTGCCTGTCACCCTCGCTCTGGGCGCCTTCCTCAACCACTGGAAGAACCGTTTCCACTGCGGCTTCAGTGTCATCGTGGGCTGA
- the APOA2 gene encoding apolipoprotein A-II: MKVLVAALLLLCACRLQAALVRREVLPEEPAPPAEDDFFTRHFQSFSDFMTKDLAQKLQVEELRSQAEAYLDRANKQLTPLAQELRSNVLGLFSSLLELGKGEGQP; the protein is encoded by the exons ATGAAGGTGCTGGTGGccgccctgctgctgctctgcgcCTGCCGCCTCCAGGCCGCCCTGGTGAGGCGCGAGGTCCTACCCGAGGAGCCCGCCCCTCCAGCCGAGGACGACTTCTTCACCCGCCACTTCCAGTCCTTCTCCGACTTCATGACCAAGGACCTGGCCCAGAAGCTGCAGGTGGAGGAGCTGCGCAGCCAGGCCGA GGCCTACCTGGACCGAGCCAACAAGCAGCTGACACCGCTGGCCCAGGAGCTGCGGAGCAACGTCCTCGgcctcttctcctccctgctggagctgggcaagGGCGAGGGGCAGCCCTGA
- the UFC1 gene encoding ubiquitin-fold modifier-conjugating enzyme 1, whose product MADEAARRAVAELPLLRTAAGPRDREGWAARLKEEYRALIQYVENNKRADNDWFRLESNAEGTRWFGKCWYVHELLKYEFAIEFDIPVTYPSTAPEIAIPELDGKTAKMYRGGKICLSDHFKPLWARNVPKFGLAHLMALGLGPWLAVEIPDLVAKGIIQHKEK is encoded by the exons ATGGCCGAtgaggcggcgcggcgggcggtgGCGGAGCTGCCGCTGCTGCggacggcggcggggccgcgggacCGGGAGGGCTGGGCGGCACGGCTGAAGGAGGAGTACCGCGCCCTCATCCAG tacGTGGAGAACAACAAACGCGCCGACAACGACTGGTTCCGCCTGGAGTCCAACGCCGAGGGCACCCG GTGGTTCGGGAAGTGCTGGTACGTCCACGAGCTGCTCAAGTACGAGTTCGCCATCGAGTTTGAC ATCCCGGTGACCTACCCCTCCACCGCCCCTGAGATCGCCATCCCCGAGCTGGACGGGAAGACGGCCAAGATGTACag GGGGGGCAAGATCTGCCTCAGCGACCACTTCAAGCCCCTCTGGGCCAGGAACGTCCCCAAATTTGGCTTGGCCCATCTGATGGCGCTGGGG CTGGGCCCCTGGCTGGCTGTGGAGATCCCTGACCTCGTCGCCAAAGGCATCATCCAGCACAAGGAGAAGTGA